GCTTTCCAAAGTATTGTAAGACAATTACACTAGGAAGAAAAATTGGAGCATCTATTGGTGATGTGTTGGATGTGGGAGTGTTTACAATAAAATGAAGGGAATCAAGAATTGTGAAAGTGCAAGTCAGTCTTGGTGTCACTTAGAAACTAAGAAAATCTGTGAAGATTGCAGGGGTAAATGGTCGGGTTATGGAGGTAGATTTGAAGTATGAGCGAATAGGatgtttttgtttctattgTGGCCATCTGAGGCACGAGGTGAGAAGCTGCAACACACTGCTAGATGACACGGTTGAGAAAAAGAAGGTGGAGAAATGCTGGAGAGAGTGGATGAAGATAGAACACATAGGTAAAAGGGTTACACACTTGAAAGAGAACCCATAAACAAATCAGGGTTCAAACTCAAGTGACTGGAGGAATAAGTCCAAAAAATCCACTCCAGTTAATCTTCTTAGGAGTATGGCAGCATTATCTGTAAAcgagaagaaaaacaagaacaacgCTAACATGGAAAAAACGAGAACAAGTAGAGGGGAGGTTTTGATTACTGCCACAAAACTTCTAGCAGAATTGAATTGTGCCAATGAGGATGAAGAGAATAATAGGGAGGAGCAGCCAATTGTGTGTGTTGGAAGTTCTCTAGAGAGTTAAAACGAAGAAAATTCTATTATTGATGTACATAACTGTTAGCAAATTGGAGGAACCAATTTAAAGGTCGGGCCAAttagcaaaaagccaaaaatTAAACACTTGGCTAGAAAGACTGATTCTAATTCTCATATTATAGTGGGTGTTAAAAGGAGGTCAAAGGAAGCTGAGGAtgaaacttggtggaggtaaGAAGACGTTGAAGATTTGAATATGGCTAAACCGGGGGAGGATGCCAACCTGCAATTGGCACTCCAAAGCCAATAAAGATGATGATGGGGAACTATCGGGGTTTGAGGAAGACTCTGACAGTTCACAACATATAAGGGGTCAAAAGATCCCATTCTTCCGAGGTGAATTTTTTATGTGAGACAAAAAATACCTCTTCATTTGTTAGGGGGCAATGTGAAAGATTTGGGTTTGAAGAAAATTTTTGCATGGAACCGTAAGGTATGGCGGGTGGATTAGTCTTGGCATGGACTTATAACGCTCAGGTAACAATTATTGATGTAGGAAGCTACTATATTCATTTTCATTAGCTAGATAAAGGGAGGAACATATCGTGGGTAGTTATTGCTGTCCACCTTCACAGCAAAGAACAGCAACGTAATGCGCAATATTTGAAAATTCTTCGGCGACTTGAAGGCATTGGGGAACATTATCTACTGATTGGAGACTTCAATGCAATTTTGACTCAGCACGAGAAAGAAGGAGACAGGCACAAATTCGCAAGTTTTGTAACAGGTTTCAATGATTTCATTAATGCGGGAAGGTTAAGAGACATTGGCTATGAAGGCTGCAAATTCACTTGGTTAAATagacaatttgaaaaaaatctaataaGAGAGAGGCTGGACAGATGCTTAGTTTCTAACAGATGGTTGGCGGAGTACCGTAATGCAAGGGCTCTACACCTAGAGGATATGGGTTCTGACCACCATCCAATCATTATTCAGACCGATCAGCAAGTTCAGAAACAAAAGCAACGCTTCCAATTCCAAGAAATGTAGTGTGAGTTGGAAGAGGTTCAAAACATTATCAAGGAAGCTTGGCAACAAAATTTCTCAGGGTCACCAATGTACATTCTATTCAGCCAATTAAAAAACTACCGTCATAAACTTGTTAAATGGCAGCATACCAATCATAATAACTCGGCTAGGCTAATTGTGGAGCTTAATCAGAAGCTAGAAACTAAAAAACAGAAAGGTCAAGTAGCAGATAAGCACCTCATTTTAAATCTAGTAGATGATCTCCAAGAGACTTATGAGAAGGAGGAGAGATATTGGAAAGAAAAGTCTCGCGTGAAATGGTTACGGTGGGGTGACCAAAATACAAAGTTCTTCCATGCAAAGTTTCATGCTCGGAATAGACAGAATAGGTTAGAGAAACTGATAGATGAAAATGGGCTGTACCGGACTGATGTGGAAGGTATTGGGGAGGTTGCCGAATTCTTTTTCAAGAAGCTCTTTTCTACttcaaatcctaaaaaccccaaAGATGCTCTAGAAGGTTTGGAAAGAAACATAGATGATAGAATGAACCGCATACTCATTAGACCCATCACAGAAGAAGAGGTTAAAAGGTTGTTTTCTCTGTCAATCCTTTCTCAGCGCTAGGTGAGGATGGGTTCACAACAAGATTTTTTCAATTCTATTGGGAGGTTATCAAGAATGAAGTCTTTCAAGTATGTTCTAGCTTTTTTTCTGGAGGTAAAATGTTTCGCTCCCTGAACCACACACTAATTTGTTTAATACCGAAGATTGCAGGTGTTGATTCTATGACCCAGATTCGACCTATTAGTTTAAATACGCTGTTTTATAAGGTAATTTCAAAGCTTCTGGTTCATAGAATGCAGTTTTATATGGATAAAATCATCAGTATGAATCAAAGTGCGTTTATTAAGGGTAGATTGATCAGTGATAATATACTTATAGCCCATGAATTTATGCACTATTTGAAGAACAAGAGACAAGGTGATTTTGATATGGCATTAAAGTTGGATATGAGTAAAGTCTATGACTGAGTTGAGTGGAGTTTTCTTTGGGAAATGCTCAAGAGGATGGAATTTTGTTAGAAGTGGATTGGCTAGATACAGGAGTGTATGACTACGGTTTCCTACTCAGTTCTTGTGGATGGGTTCTCTCACAGATTTTTCAAGCCTACTAGGGGTCTTCGGTAGGAAGACCCCCTTTCTCCCTATCTATTTCTCATTTGTGTAGAGGAGTTACTCCATCTGCTCCACAAGGGTGAACAGAGACATGAGTTTTCAGGTTTACGGTTAAACCGGCAATGTCTTACCATTAGTCACTTGTTTTTTATAAATGATTCTATTCTATTTGGAAAATCCAACACTCAAACATGTCAAAATCTACTTCGACTACTTCAGGAGTATAGTAAGATTAGTGGTCAAGTTACTAATCTGAACAAATCCTCAGTTTTCTTTAGTTAGAACACGCCTAAGGAGCTGAGGAATGAGATTGCGGAAATTTTGCAAGTTCCGCACGTTGGTTCATAGGATAAATATCTATGCCTCCCTGAAATTGTGAACAAATCAAAAAACACTACTTTTAGCTAAATTGAagttaaagtaaccaagaaactTAATCAATGGAAGCAATCATTATTATCAGTTAGTGGTAGAAAAGTTTTTATTAAGGCTGTGTTTTCTGCTGTGCCTATATACATCCTAAGCTGCTTCAAACTGTCAGAATCACTCATAGACAACATAGAAAGAAAGTTTTAATGGATTAAGTGGGATATTGTGTGCAAAAATAAAGACCAAGGAGGATTAAATTTCAAGGACTTTAAAGCCTTTAATTTGACAATGTTGGAAAAGCAAAGTTAGAGGATATTAAAGAAAATTGATTCTTTGCTGCACCGAGTTTACAAagccaaatattttttctattcctCCATCATGAATGTTCAGATTGGTCAGAACCCCTCTTGGACTTGGAGGAGCATTCTTGAAGGCAGAAACATGCTCGAAAAAGGTTTGAAATGGCAAATCGGACAAGGTACTCAGGTCCGTATCTATGAGGATGTTTGGAGAAACAATAAAGGCAGAATTTAGAGATAATCGATGAATGttttaaataataacttaaCATGGGTCAATTAGCTAATGCTTCTTAATGGCACATAGAATGAAGACCTAATATGTAGCACTTTCACATATATAATAGCTCAAAACATCTTGCACACTCCTAGAACTGGTGAACAAGACAAGCTTATAtgggaaaaggaaaaaaagggcTCTTACTCAGTAAATGTCGGTTATCAGATTAGCTTCCAATTCTTTCATCTAGCTCAGGAGTACCTTCCATAAATTTTTCACAAGAAGGAGCTATGGCGCTCAATTTGGGGACTTAGGTATCCAGCTAAGGTTAGACTCTTTCTTTGAAAAGCGGTTCATGGTGACATACCTGTAAGAAAAAATCTGCAAGTTAGAATCTCTACAGCTCCATCAAATTGTCCCAAATGTCAAATTAAGGAAGAAACTGTTCTGCACTGTTTAATTATATGCCAACACTCATCTCAAGTATGGTAAAAAATTGGAATTGCTAACATACCTGGAGATTATGACGAGTTGTGGAAATGGTGGGTCTTGAATATGAAGAACATGGATTTAGGTAATAGTGGTATTCGGAGGAAATGTCTCTCTGCAATAACCCTCTGGCAAATTTGGATAGCTCAAAACCTAAAGgtatttgaaaacaaaaactcCTTAAGCTTGGAGATTGCTCAAGCTGCCATTAGAGCCAGAGACGAGTTTTGCGGAGTTACCTTCTGctagttttcaattttaattcttttttttttaagtttctcTCAATGTTCTTTAGTCAATGAATTGTTTGTTTTGGCGAGTGCCACCTCTTCAGttttgttgttcttttgaaGACCCACccaattcttttatttaataaaatgaatgtgtttgagaaaaaaaagtgaatattcaatccaattttttataatttttttgaatgattacaaattttcaaataaaaaatatatttttttaatttttaattcttatttttatgaGACTGATTAGtttctaaaaaatattgaaagaaaaactaatcaatctcataaaaataaatataaaaaaccaaaaaaaatatgtttttggtaaaaattttattattttttgaaataatcgCAAGATAGTTTAgtattttttctcaaataaaaatGACACAAGATGAACAAATTATTATTCAAGTAAATTTCTAATAAAGCGTTAAAAGTGGACACgcctaaaattttattttttttgtttgtttgtttgcgTTTGTTcacgtttttctttttattttttttcttttatctctttctctacttcctcttctcttcttttattgtcgcatctgtaattttttttggtttttgttttttctatttcttctgtttttgctcttgactaaaaatattcatgatataatttgaatcaattttaaaagaaaaattaattcaattcaaaaattatataatttgttacggtttaaattgaataagtttaactttatttttaaatttgtataatttaaattgattttgtttattcggtgtttaaaaataaaattttaactttttattatcaaaaaaataactttaaattggtaaaataaataaataaataaatctcattttattttcataaaatttttattaaataataataatacataaataaaataaaaatatgtatcaaattaaatatattatatgtaaaatttaaatttaataataaataataatattatatcatattttgtAATTGTTGAAAAGTGGataattcatataattttttaaaaataaaattcaaactaatttaaattagtgcttttttttaatcaattttcaattttaattagattaaatgaataattttatttgtgttgATTTAGATTCAACACACCTActtttaacataatttttttcttgtatatatttttatttatacagACATTTGTGTTTTCACTAAAAAATTCTCTTCGATATAAAAAGCTTTTGTATTTATCTCATAAAGTATATAAgttctattattaaaaaaataacaattttaaaaaaattaattaaaatttaactaaaatattttaattaatatattttttaacaatgttACATgttgaataaatattattatttgttaccAGCAATCATTTATTTtcgtatttataaaaattttgtacacaaaaaaatataatttatacaaatatttattaaaattttatacacatgaatcaatataatttatatttatattttttaaaatttatacatataatttaataaaattatttattaaaaataatttaatatttatactaatcaaataataacaaaaaatattaaaacattaCTAATTCCAAgggcttttctttttttttataaataaatgtttTTCCAATTTGGAAATAGAACAATTATCGAAGCCGAACCCGCTTTGCTCCACTCAGCTTCACTTGGCAAGTGGCAATCCAACTTTCCATTGGTGACGTCATCTACGGTCCCTCCAACAACGTCATCACATCTAGATCGCCCCTTCAGCGATGGCCACGTGTCGTCATCATTGAAATCCCTAGATCATGATAACGCACCCCCAGCCAAAGACTCAGCGCGTGCATTCCACGCATCTTAATGGCCCAACAGTTTTCACTTCAAATTATTATACACATTTATTGTTCACCAAAATTAGATACAAACGGACCAATAGAATCTTTGTATGCTTTGCCACAGCTCTAAAAAAGACACACGCGCCTAGTGTCGGCTGAGATACTTATCATATTTCTACACTAAATTAATATATGAtttcttattaattaaaatatcaaacaaatgtaataataatttattaattattagcagTTTCTTTTATAGCTAAAATCttattcttttctctctttatttttccacAGAGAAGTAGAGAGCTATATTACTACCCACCCTATAATTTGTCCAAAAAATCTTGGGTACCAATAGCCTTCACTTGTTTCTATGTAAAGTTGTGATCTTAATTTTCAGGAGCATGGATAGCCTTGGGAATTCTTCTTCAGCCATGAATGGTGTCCAACAAAAGACACCAACTAAAAGAAGCAataagcagaagaagaagaacaacaataataacaagaaGGAAATCAAGGTTGTGTACATATCCAACCCCATGAAGGTGAAGACTAGTGCCTCCGAATTTAGGGCTTTGGTGCAAGAGCTCACCGGCCAGGATGCTGAATTTCCTTATGACTCTTCTAGATTCAAGGGTTATGGCAGCGACGACGACGGCGACGGcgacaacaataataataataatactaataattgtACGGATAAAGTTGGTTATGATGAAGTAAACGATGATACACTTGTGGTAgtacctcctcctcctcttcctccttctcttcttctgtCGGAAAACCCTAATTGTGAAGGAAAAATTGTCGGCAAAGGAGTAGAAAGAGGAGGATCTTCGTCAATAGAGAGCTTTGAGCCGTTTGATGAAGTTTTCACGCCTCAGATGATAGAGAGCATCTCGTCCTTCATTCCATCAAGTGTCTACTATGAATCTCCCCAACTTGATCAAGTGGTGATGCACTGCAATTATGTTCATCAATGATGAATAATTATCTCAAGGcaagttttaatttattgttattgcCAAATAATTGTTGCTTTAGTTTTAATTCAATGTGTTGATTTTCGGGCAAAAATATTTGGGATCAAATGGTTAATGTTACTTTGTTGCAGCTTGTCTATAATTAACTATCATATAATAATTacattattattactttataataattagttaattatctGTACTCTTAATTTCTTCAAGTTGAATGTGTGTGATGTGTCTATATATATGGCCAAGTTGATGGAATAGAATTTAGGTAAATATTGTGATGAGGATATATTTAATTAGCATAGGGTAGCTCTAGGATAATATTGCATGCTAGCTTAATTTTATTTGAGCTAATTATTTCTGAAAATAGTTTGTGTCTTTTTGGTATATTTAGATTTTGTGTGATTAAAAAACAACTTAGCAAGTTGTAAGAAACTgaatttagtgtttttttttttttttgggagaggacttgaatttgatgttgaaaataaaaaagcgTGGAAAGAGAAATGGGGACCAAACTCACGCAAAGAAGACTTGAATGACCCATTTATTTTTAGTACATTTAATAATTCAAATACGGAAGGGTGAAACGGTAGGTTCTGGATAtgatgaaaaaataagaaactttTTTTGATTGTGTGCCAAAATGTACGTCCTTGTCATTAACTTGATTTGAATGAAGACTATTAATTACACATTACAAATACATATATCGTTGCGGCAGTTTGTTTCCAAACTTTTGATCTTCAGATTTTACTTtactttgttaaaaaatatctgataaccaaaaataaaataaaataaaataaaaaatagttaaaatttattttatttaatattattaattataaataattaattaatattaaataagataaattctgactattttttttgtctccTTAATATTATCGAGTAAGTAATTAGACAAGTAACCTAAGTTGAAATATCAAATTATAAGTAATAAATTCCCCTAATTTTAAGAGGAGATAGAGACATATATAAAGGTTTAACTTTATCTGTATGGGATATATGATGCATATATGTGAAAGTGAAAGAAAATAANNNNNattcttatatatatattttttatatttatgtgtAAAACAAAGGGAAAAAAGCACACTAAAATTTAGAAATGTTAAGTAGTcaaattattttgataactAAATTCAACCAAATTGGTTCAATAACTTAAGGACTAATAACAAGAATTttagttaaagaaaaaaatgaaaaaaaatattagcatcaacagtttaaaataatatttatttactaaatcATGCAAAGTGtacaattaataaattagttagATGTAAAAgcaaatttgttaattttgttaaataattttagattagTTAAGTCACTACTTACAGAAAAATCTATTTGGACTTAATTACTAACTTATTCATCTaacattttcctccaaaatgtcTTAAGGTTAAGTGAAATTTATGAAGACACTAATAAAAAGAAAGCTAagattaaatttgtatttagggttaatgtatattttaacaATGTAATGCTCTTCATAATTTATCATAATATATTgactagaaataaaaatataaaaaaaaaacaaactcaaaggcaacaaaattatatcaatgaaaataattgttaaaagaaaattacaaattacttaatgatgagGAGATTTAAGTTAATGAACACCAACTTCCCCGAATattcataaatatattagtagatataatattttattatatgatcAGTTCTGATTAGATACACCATTTTTCATCTGTCCATCACTATAGTATATATAGTGTAGTGCAGGTGGATAAGATCAGATAGAATTTCATATAAAAcagtaaataattaatcaatgcAAATTGCCTATATATTAAGATATAGATCACAAATTAAAGGATAAAGTTTCCTCATTAGGCTTGTTTATCACTGCCTCAAGCCTTTGGAAGATTAATTAGCTTGTCCACTTTATGATTTTATATTCACTAAGCGTCTAAGCccctatatataaatatatgggTCACTAATTATATAGAGAATTTACAGAATAAGCCTTATAGCTATATATAGGATAAACTaaacattattatatattgctccTCTGATcttgtattattattaatatcaaTTTCTCAGGATGAGACAGTTATTTCAGAAAATGATGAGATCAGGAAacaatatatatgttataattaagaataaagttCAATGAGTTTTCTTCTGATAACAATTAGTATATAGTAGGCCAAACATGGAAAAAGGTGAAACCTATACATATTTAGAAAAAGCTTTAATTTCTTTGGGaaagagaatatatatatatattgctatCATCATCAGTGTAAAGTGTAGAGACTAATAATTGATGAGCATATATATGCATGCAAATTGATTAAGCATTCCCACGAGAATATCATGGATACATATACTGTTATATAGTTAATGACAAATAATGCTATATGGTA
This portion of the Arachis duranensis cultivar V14167 chromosome 6, aradu.V14167.gnm2.J7QH, whole genome shotgun sequence genome encodes:
- the LOC107492693 gene encoding uncharacterized protein LOC107492693, whose protein sequence is MDSLGNSSSAMNGVQQKTPTKRSNKQKKKNNNNNKKEIKVVYISNPMKVKTSASEFRALVQELTGQDAEFPYDSSRFKGYGSDDDGDGDNNNNNNTNNCTDKVGYDEVNDDTLVVVPPPPLPPSLLLSENPNCEGKIVGKGVERGGSSSIESFEPFDEVFTPQMIESISSFIPSSVYYESPQLDQVVMHCNYVHQ